GCCATGACATGGTGACCACAGTAGGGCAGTCGCTTCAGCAGAAAGATGAAGGGGGACACAATAGCCACACTTCGAACTATCCCAGCAAAGACAATTTGGCCTATGACAGTATGATTGAGAATGGTTGTATATCTTAGTGGGTTGCAGATTGCCACATATCGATCAAAGGCCATGGCAAGGAGAACTGAGGACTCTAGAGCATAGATAGAATGGACACAAAACATCTGGGCTAGGCATCCACCAAAGGAAATCTCATTAGCATGGAGCCACAGAATGGCCAGCATTTTTGGTACAGTGGTAGAGCTGAGAGCCAGGTCAGTGAgtgagagaaggcagaggaagaggtaCATGGGAGCATGAAGAGCACTCTCTGTCCCAATGACAAGGATGAGGGCAGCGTTACCAAGCAGTGCTATCAGATACATGACACAGAAAGGGATCGAAATCCAGAGGTGGGCAAACTCCAGCCCTGGGATCCCTGTCAGGAAGAGGGTAGCTGGAAGACTGTCGCTCATATTGGAGGTTGACGTTCTTCTTGGCACATGAAGGGCTCTATCCAAGGGGTGACGGCATGCCTGCCCTGTAATATTAGGTATCATGTTCATCCACATATTTGTAGGTTGAGAAAATTGCCTTTCACTTGCTTAAAAGTTCTTTTAAGATTAATGTTTCCTATATTACTCACCAATGCTTACTCTTACATTCAACACGAGGTATGTATTTATGTTCCTTAACGAATACTTCCTGACTCATCTTGTGAAATGTCCTGTATATTATCTAGAGATTTTTAGCCCATTCCCTTGGATGGATATTTCTTACTTTTCCTTACCCATATCCCCTCCTCCACCATTtgc
The sequence above is drawn from the Peromyscus leucopus breed LL Stock chromosome 1, UCI_PerLeu_2.1, whole genome shotgun sequence genome and encodes:
- the LOC114706599 gene encoding olfactory receptor 52D1 encodes the protein MIPNITGQACRHPLDRALHVPRRTSTSNMSDSLPATLFLTGIPGLEFAHLWISIPFCVMYLIALLGNAALILVIGTESALHAPMYLFLCLLSLTDLALSSTTVPKMLAILWLHANEISFGGCLAQMFCVHSIYALESSVLLAMAFDRYVAICNPLRYTTILNHTVIGQIVFAGIVRSVAIVSPFIFLLKRLPYCGHHVMAHTYCEHMGIARLACANITVNIVYGLTVALLAMGLDSVLIAISYGFILRAVFRLPSRDAQHKALSTCGSHLGVILVFYIPAFFSFLTHRFGHNRVPKHVHIFLANLYVLVPPVLNPIIYGARTKEIRSRLVRLLRLGKG